The proteins below are encoded in one region of Mycobacterium shinjukuense:
- a CDS encoding PGRS repeat-containing protein, translating into MGRDGGAGGAGGNAGLLFGYGGPGGAGGSSDTGSGGAGGAGGDAGLLFSSGGPGGAGGSTSTGGENGGAGGAGGDASLFGWGGPGGAGGASLGNDGGVGGAGGKAGVVFGIGGAGGQGGLGVITGGQGGAGGSATLIGNGGNAGQGGTGAVAGTAGAGGTAGLLFGLDGFNAPVSGSPLHVLQQQALNAINAPVLAATGRPLIGNGVPAPPGSGAPGAPGGWLLGDGGAGGSGAAGLPGGAGGAAGLLGNGGAGGAGGNVPGAGSAGAGGTGGAGGFLSGNGGVGGAGGIAPDLAGTVGGAGGAGGPGGLLGAGGIGGGGGRGTIAGAGGAGGAAGALGGLLGAGGGDGGAGGSGATPGAGGAGGNAGLLAGYGGAGGTGGDSGGGAAGAGGAGGNAGLLWGSGGAGGSGGDSGGKGGGPGGNGGTAGLLFSSGGVGGNGGFGPTSGGAGGTGGNAVLLGWGGAGGQGGEGVTSGGGAGGTGGKGGLLMGDGGNGGNGGKSTVAGGGAGGGGGSAVIIGNGGNGGNAGLGGGGMGGAGGASGALLGLNGLNGLP; encoded by the coding sequence GTGGGCCGGGACGGCGGGGCCGGCGGGGCCGGCGGCAACGCCGGCCTGCTGTTCGGCTACGGCGGGCCCGGCGGGGCCGGCGGATCCAGCGACACCGGGTCTGGCGGGGCCGGCGGTGCCGGCGGCGATGCCGGTTTGCTGTTCTCCAGCGGCGGCCCCGGCGGGGCTGGCGGGTCCACTTCAACTGGAGGCGAGAACGGCGGGGCCGGCGGGGCCGGCGGCGACGCCAGCCTGTTTGGCTGGGGCGGTCCCGGCGGGGCCGGCGGAGCCAGTCTAGGAAACGACGGCGGGGTCGGCGGGGCCGGCGGCAAGGCCGGCGTCGTGTTCGGCATCGGCGGCGCCGGCGGGCAAGGCGGGCTTGGCGTAATAACCGGGGGTCAGGGCGGGGCCGGTGGCAGCGCCACGCTGATCGGCAACGGCGGCAATGCCGGCCAGGGTGGGACCGGCGCGGTGGCGGGTACCGCCGGCGCCGGCGGCACCGCCGGCCTGCTGTTCGGTCTCGACGGTTTCAACGCGCCGGTTAGCGGTTCGCCGCTGCACGTCCTGCAGCAACAGGCGCTCAACGCGATCAACGCGCCCGTCCTGGCGGCCACCGGGCGACCGCTGATCGGAAACGGCGTGCCCGCCCCGCCCGGCTCCGGGGCGCCCGGCGCTCCCGGGGGCTGGTTGCTCGGCGACGGCGGCGCCGGCGGGTCCGGAGCCGCCGGGTTGCCGGGTGGCGCCGGCGGGGCCGCCGGGCTGCTGGGCAACGGCGGCGCCGGCGGGGCCGGTGGCAACGTGCCGGGGGCGGGTTCGGCCGGGGCCGGCGGGACCGGCGGGGCCGGCGGGTTCCTGTCCGGCAACGGCGGGGTCGGTGGCGCCGGCGGAATCGCACCGGACCTGGCCGGCACGGTCGGTGGGGCCGGCGGCGCCGGTGGTCCTGGCGGGCTGCTGGGCGCCGGCGGGATCGGCGGGGGCGGCGGCAGGGGAACAATCGCGGGAGCCGGCGGAGCCGGCGGGGCGGCCGGTGCGCTCGGCGGGCTGCTCGGCGCCGGCGGCGGGGACGGCGGGGCCGGCGGAAGCGGCGCAACGCCGGGTGCCGGCGGGGCCGGCGGCAACGCCGGCCTGCTGGCCGGGTACGGCGGCGCGGGAGGGACCGGTGGAGACTCCGGCGGCGGCGCCGCGGGCGCCGGCGGGGCCGGGGGCAACGCCGGCCTGCTCTGGGGCAGCGGCGGAGCCGGCGGATCCGGTGGCGACAGCGGAGGCAAAGGCGGCGGGCCCGGCGGAAACGGTGGCACCGCCGGCCTGCTGTTCTCCAGCGGCGGGGTCGGTGGGAACGGCGGATTCGGCCCGACTTCCGGCGGCGCGGGTGGGACCGGCGGTAACGCCGTCCTGCTGGGCTGGGGCGGCGCCGGTGGGCAGGGCGGAGAAGGCGTAACCTCGGGCGGCGGTGCTGGTGGAACCGGCGGTAAGGGCGGCCTGTTGATGGGCGACGGCGGCAACGGCGGCAACGGCGGGAAAAGCACCGTAGCCGGCGGTGGCGCCGGCGGGGGCGGCGGTAGCGCGGTGATCATCGGCAACGGCGGCAACGGCGGCAACGCGGGGCTAGGCGGCGGGGGCATGGGCGGCGCCGGCGGCGCCAGCGGGGCGTTGTTGGGCCTCAACGGGCTCAACGGGCTGCCGTAA
- the dapD gene encoding 2,3,4,5-tetrahydropyridine-2,6-dicarboxylate N-succinyltransferase, which yields MTAVTGAAGIGLATLASDGSVLDTWFPAPELTESGTSATTRLASSDVPAELAALVGRDDDRGTETIAVRTIIGSLDNVAADAHDAYLRLHLLSHRLVAPHGLNAGGLFGVLTNVVWTNHGPCAVDGFETVRTRLRRRGPVTVYGVDKFPRMVDYVLPTGVRIADADRVRLGAHLAPGTTVMHEGFVNYNAGTLGASMVEGRISAGVVVGDGSDVGGGASIMGTLSGGGTQVISIGKRCLLGANSGLGISLGDDCVVEAGLYVTAGTKVTMPDGTTVKARELSGGSNLLFRRNSMTGVVEVVARDGRGVALNEELHAN from the coding sequence CTGACCGCCGTGACAGGAGCAGCGGGCATTGGCTTGGCGACGCTCGCCTCGGACGGATCGGTCCTCGACACCTGGTTTCCCGCGCCGGAACTGACCGAATCGGGCACCAGCGCCACGACGCGGCTCGCGTCGTCCGACGTCCCCGCCGAGCTGGCCGCGCTGGTCGGCCGCGACGACGACCGTGGCACCGAAACCATTGCGGTCCGCACGATCATCGGCTCGTTGGACAACGTCGCCGCCGACGCGCACGACGCCTACCTGCGGCTGCATCTGCTGTCGCATCGCCTGGTGGCGCCGCATGGGTTAAACGCCGGCGGCCTGTTCGGGGTGTTGACCAACGTGGTCTGGACCAACCACGGGCCGTGCGCCGTCGACGGCTTTGAAACGGTGCGCACGCGGTTGCGCCGCCGCGGACCGGTGACGGTGTACGGCGTCGACAAGTTTCCCCGGATGGTCGACTACGTCCTGCCCACCGGGGTGCGCATCGCCGATGCGGACCGGGTGCGGCTGGGCGCCCACCTGGCGCCGGGCACCACCGTCATGCATGAGGGCTTCGTCAACTACAACGCCGGCACCCTGGGCGCGTCGATGGTGGAGGGCCGGATCTCGGCGGGGGTGGTGGTGGGCGACGGCTCCGACGTCGGCGGCGGTGCGTCGATCATGGGCACGCTGTCCGGCGGTGGCACCCAAGTCATTTCGATCGGCAAGCGCTGTCTGCTGGGCGCCAATTCCGGCCTGGGCATCTCCTTAGGTGACGATTGCGTGGTCGAGGCCGGCCTGTACGTCACCGCCGGCACCAAGGTCACGATGCCGGACGGCACCACGGTCAAGGCCCGCGAACTCTCCGGCGGCAGCAACCTGCTGTTTCGCCGCAATTCCATGACCGGGGTGGTCGAGGTGGTTGCCCGCGACGGCCGGGGCGTCGCGCTCAACGAGGAGCTGCACGCCAATTGA
- the dapE gene encoding succinyl-diaminopimelate desuccinylase, protein MLDLRGDPVELTAALVDIPSVSRNEARIADEVEAALRAQTAGLEITRNGNAVLARTRLNRPSRVLLAGHLDTVPPAGNLPSRLEGDVLHGCGTADMKSGDAVFLHLAATVAEPAHDLTMVFYDCEEIESAANGLGRIQRELPDWLAADLAILGEPTAGWIEAGCQGTLRVVVSATGTRAHSARSWLGDNAIHKLGAVLDRLASYRARSVDIDGCTYREGLSAVRVDGGVAGNVIPDAASVTVNFRFAPDRSVAAALQHVHDVFAGLDVRIEQTDAAGGALPGLSQPAAKALVEAAGGRVRAKYGWTDVSRFAALGIPAVNYGPGDPNLAHRSDERVPASQITAAVDMLRRYLA, encoded by the coding sequence GTGTTGGACTTGCGCGGGGATCCGGTCGAGTTGACCGCCGCGCTGGTCGACATCCCCAGCGTGTCCAGGAACGAGGCGCGCATCGCCGACGAGGTGGAGGCCGCACTACGCGCGCAGACGGCCGGCTTGGAGATCACCCGCAACGGCAACGCGGTGCTTGCCCGCACCCGGCTGAACCGGCCCTCGCGGGTGCTGCTGGCCGGGCACCTGGACACCGTGCCGCCGGCCGGCAACCTGCCTAGCCGCCTCGAGGGTGACGTGCTGCACGGCTGCGGCACCGCCGACATGAAATCCGGCGACGCGGTCTTCCTCCATTTGGCCGCCACCGTGGCCGAACCGGCGCATGACCTGACGATGGTGTTCTACGACTGCGAGGAAATCGAGTCGGCGGCAAACGGTTTGGGCCGCATCCAGCGCGAGCTGCCGGACTGGTTGGCCGCCGACCTGGCCATCCTGGGCGAGCCCACCGCCGGCTGGATCGAGGCCGGCTGCCAGGGCACCCTGCGGGTCGTCGTCAGCGCCACCGGAACCCGCGCACATTCGGCGCGTTCCTGGCTGGGCGACAACGCAATTCACAAACTGGGCGCCGTCCTGGACCGGCTGGCGAGCTACCGGGCACGCAGCGTCGACATCGACGGATGCACCTACCGCGAGGGTTTGTCGGCGGTGCGCGTCGACGGTGGCGTTGCCGGCAACGTGATTCCCGACGCGGCTTCGGTCACGGTCAACTTCCGCTTTGCCCCCGACCGATCGGTGGCCGCCGCACTGCAACACGTCCACGACGTGTTCGCCGGGCTCGATGTCCGAATCGAGCAGACCGACGCCGCGGGGGGCGCGCTGCCCGGCCTATCCCAGCCCGCCGCCAAGGCCCTGGTCGAAGCCGCCGGCGGGCGGGTGCGGGCGAAGTACGGCTGGACCGACGTGTCCCGCTTTGCGGCCCTGGGCATACCGGCGGTCAACTACGGGCCCGGTGATCCCAACCTGGCCCACCGCAGCGACGAGCGGGTCCCGGCAAGCCAGATCACCGCCGCGGTGGACATGCTGCGCCGCTACTTGGCCTAA
- a CDS encoding AAA family ATPase translates to MPIRWNVPQHAAALEHLDVALGGAARPGPGGAELPGSKTGRTRPASSPGGAVVLGPDGVGKSTLARLAAERFSRRRPTAVTRWVIGTPTERVVPFGAFSHLVEIADIGKPAALLRAARASLSRGVPRGDLLLIVDEAHDLDILSATLVYQLALAGTARMIVTARAEAAPEAIAALWTDGLLERIDIEPPGGATTPAEVDEFIAELPAAARLVLDYLAVEEPLSLAALTVLAGDGAVRQAEELGAAETRVRSERAHEPVVYTAHPLFAARARAALGDEGARRRRTELVTLLSQHPSAHLIDRLRLASLALDSDVPQPLGEVVAAAQQALRLGDLTLGERLARSALARSDSPAARLPLAHALAWQGRGREADAVLAAVDSAALSEPELMDWTLLRAANQFWMLSEPERATAFLRTIRGRVSDPAARITLDALGATFAMNAGNVGHAVDIAREVLVSPSADDQAVAWAASAAALCAARRGRLDDVEPLAQRALDAEHPGLLRFTTGLAQTTALLLAGRLDAARELAQQFTDFAELQQPGRAIGEVLLAHVLIAEGEFGRAAALLRPSAATLERTGYSWGPLSMMLLATALAQLGDTAATAKALSRAEFRHGTKSALFTPELGVARAWRLAAMRDRQGAVVTAREAARMAERGGQLAVALRVWHEAVRLGDTRAVHPLALLCREIDCTVGRLALAHAQALAAGDAAALRAVSNDLEAIGMHAAAADAAAQAQRGQ, encoded by the coding sequence GTGCCGATTCGGTGGAACGTCCCGCAGCACGCGGCCGCATTGGAGCACCTCGACGTTGCCCTCGGTGGCGCGGCGCGGCCCGGTCCGGGCGGGGCCGAATTGCCCGGCTCCAAAACGGGCCGCACCCGGCCCGCATCGTCGCCGGGCGGGGCCGTCGTACTGGGACCCGACGGCGTCGGCAAATCCACCTTGGCCCGGTTGGCCGCCGAACGGTTCTCCCGCCGACGCCCGACCGCGGTGACCCGCTGGGTCATCGGCACCCCAACGGAGCGCGTGGTTCCCTTCGGCGCCTTCAGCCATTTGGTAGAGATAGCCGACATCGGTAAGCCCGCCGCCCTGTTGCGGGCGGCCCGGGCATCGCTGAGCCGCGGCGTGCCGCGGGGCGATCTGCTGCTCATCGTCGACGAGGCCCACGACCTGGACATCCTGTCAGCCACCCTGGTGTACCAACTTGCGCTGGCCGGCACCGCCCGGATGATCGTCACCGCCCGCGCCGAGGCCGCGCCCGAGGCCATCGCGGCGCTGTGGACCGATGGTCTGCTGGAGCGGATCGACATCGAGCCGCCGGGCGGGGCGACCACCCCCGCCGAGGTTGACGAGTTCATCGCCGAGTTGCCTGCCGCGGCGCGGTTGGTGCTGGACTATCTTGCGGTCGAGGAGCCGCTGTCGCTCGCCGCTCTCACCGTCCTCGCCGGCGACGGTGCCGTGCGACAGGCGGAGGAGTTGGGCGCCGCGGAAACCCGGGTGCGCAGCGAACGCGCGCACGAGCCGGTGGTCTACACCGCCCACCCGCTGTTCGCCGCACGCGCCCGGGCGGCGCTGGGCGACGAAGGTGCGCGACGACGGCGCACCGAGCTGGTCACCCTGCTGTCGCAACATCCGTCCGCGCACCTCATCGACAGGTTGCGGCTGGCGTCGCTGGCCCTGGACAGCGACGTTCCCCAGCCGCTCGGTGAGGTCGTCGCCGCCGCGCAGCAGGCGCTGCGGCTGGGCGATCTGACGCTCGGTGAACGACTGGCCCGCTCGGCGCTGGCGCGCTCCGATAGCCCGGCGGCGCGGCTGCCGTTGGCGCACGCCCTGGCGTGGCAGGGCCGTGGCCGCGAGGCCGACGCGGTGCTGGCGGCGGTCGATTCCGCGGCGTTGTCCGAACCGGAGCTGATGGACTGGACGCTGCTGCGCGCGGCCAATCAGTTCTGGATGCTGAGCGAGCCGGAGCGGGCCACCGCGTTTCTTCGCACCATCCGCGGTCGGGTGTCGGACCCCGCCGCGCGCATTACCCTCGACGCGCTCGGCGCGACCTTCGCGATGAACGCCGGCAACGTCGGTCATGCCGTCGACATCGCCCGCGAGGTGCTGGTGTCACCGTCGGCCGACGATCAGGCGGTGGCGTGGGCGGCCAGCGCGGCGGCCCTGTGCGCGGCGCGGCGGGGCCGTCTCGACGACGTTGAGCCGCTGGCGCAGCGTGCGCTCGACGCCGAGCATCCCGGATTGCTGCGCTTCACCACCGGGTTGGCCCAGACCACCGCGCTGTTGCTGGCCGGTCGGCTGGACGCGGCGCGCGAGCTCGCTCAGCAGTTCACCGACTTCGCCGAACTGCAGCAGCCCGGCCGCGCGATCGGTGAGGTGCTGCTGGCGCACGTGTTGATCGCTGAAGGTGAATTCGGCCGAGCGGCGGCGCTGCTGCGCCCGTCGGCCGCCACCCTGGAACGCACCGGCTACTCGTGGGGGCCGCTGTCGATGATGCTGCTAGCCACCGCGCTGGCCCAGCTCGGAGACACCGCTGCCACCGCAAAAGCGTTGAGCAGGGCGGAATTTCGGCACGGAACCAAGTCGGCGCTGTTCACCCCGGAGCTGGGTGTGGCGCGGGCGTGGCGGTTGGCCGCCATGCGCGACCGGCAGGGCGCGGTGGTCACCGCCCGCGAGGCGGCGCGGATGGCCGAACGCGGCGGCCAGCTGGCCGTGGCGCTTCGCGTTTGGCACGAGGCCGTCCGACTCGGGGACACCCGCGCGGTGCATCCGCTGGCCCTTCTGTGCCGCGAGATCGACTGCACCGTCGGCCGGCTGGCGCTGGCCCATGCGCAGGCGCTGGCGGCCGGTGACGCGGCGGCGCTGCGGGCGGTGTCCAACGACCTGGAGGCCATCGGGATGCATGCGGCCGCCGCCGACGCCGCCGCGCAGGCGCAACGCGGCCAATAG
- a CDS encoding TIGR00730 family Rossman fold protein yields MRPKLVGEWTVCVYCAAGPTHPELLELAAEVGEAIADRGWTLVWGGGHVSAMGAVATAARARRGRTVGVIPEMLVRREVADTDADELIVTSTMRERKQVMEDRADAFLVLPGGVGTLDELFDAWTAGYLGMHGKPIVMLDPWGHYDGLLVWLNGLVDTGYVSQVAIERLVVVDKVGAALESCAPA; encoded by the coding sequence ATGCGCCCGAAACTCGTCGGCGAGTGGACGGTATGTGTATATTGCGCGGCCGGCCCGACTCACCCCGAATTGCTAGAGCTTGCCGCCGAGGTCGGAGAGGCGATCGCCGATCGCGGCTGGACGCTCGTCTGGGGCGGCGGCCACGTGTCGGCGATGGGTGCCGTGGCAACGGCGGCGCGGGCACGCCGGGGCCGCACCGTCGGCGTGATCCCGGAGATGCTGGTGCGTCGTGAGGTCGCCGACACCGATGCCGACGAGCTGATCGTGACCAGCACGATGCGCGAGCGTAAGCAGGTGATGGAAGACCGCGCCGACGCATTCCTTGTGCTACCGGGTGGTGTCGGCACGCTGGACGAGCTGTTTGACGCCTGGACCGCAGGCTATCTCGGCATGCACGGCAAACCGATCGTCATGCTCGACCCGTGGGGCCACTACGACGGCCTGCTGGTGTGGCTGAACGGATTGGTCGACACCGGTTACGTCTCCCAGGTGGCGATCGAGCGGCTGGTGGTGGTCGATAAGGTGGGCGCGGCGCTGGAGTCGTGCGCACCCGCGTGA
- the fadD6 gene encoding long-chain-acyl-CoA synthetase FadD6: MSDHGAGARATVKLADVATRVPSVLADIGSIVRGALTGLLARPRSQTSIGTVFQDRAVRYGDRVFLKFGDRQLTYREANATANRYAAVLAARGVGPRDVVGIMLRNSPNAVLAMLAAVKCGAIAGMVNYHQRGEVLAHSLGLLDAKVLIAESDLVSAVSESGGSAGPVTGGVLTIAELERLAATAPATNPATASAVRAKDTAFYIFTSGTTGLPKASVMTHHRWLRALAVFGGMGLRLKGSDTLYSCLPLYHNNALTVAVSSVLNSGATLALGTSFSASRFWDEVIASQATAFIYIGELCRYLLNQPPKPTDRAHRVRVIAGNGLRPEIWEEFTTRFGIQRVCEFYAASEGNSAFINIFNVPRTAGVSPLPLAYVEYDPDTGDPLRDERGRVRRVPAGQPGLLLSPVNRLQPFDGYTDPAASEKKLVRNAFRDGDCWFNTGDVMSPQGMGHAAFVDRLGDTFRWKGENVATTQVEAALAADAAVEECTVYGVEIPRTGGRAGMAAVKLRDGAEFDGRALARAVYRQLPGYALPLFVRVVPAMAHTTTFKSRKVELREQAYGPDVEDPLYVLAGRDDGYVPYYAEYPGEVAAGKRPAG, translated from the coding sequence GTGTCCGATCACGGCGCCGGAGCGCGCGCAACGGTCAAGCTGGCAGACGTCGCGACCCGGGTGCCGTCCGTCCTGGCCGACATCGGTTCGATCGTGCGCGGGGCGCTGACCGGGTTGCTCGCCCGGCCGCGGTCCCAGACGTCGATCGGCACCGTGTTCCAGGACCGGGCCGTCCGCTATGGCGACCGGGTCTTCCTGAAATTCGGCGACCGGCAGCTGACCTATCGCGAGGCCAACGCGACCGCCAACCGGTATGCGGCGGTGTTGGCCGCGCGCGGTGTCGGTCCACGCGACGTGGTCGGCATCATGCTGCGCAATTCGCCCAACGCGGTGCTGGCGATGCTGGCCGCCGTCAAGTGCGGCGCCATCGCCGGCATGGTGAACTACCACCAGCGCGGCGAGGTGCTGGCGCACAGCCTCGGTCTGCTGGACGCGAAGGTGTTGATCGCCGAGTCCGACCTGGTGAGCGCCGTCAGTGAAAGCGGTGGCTCGGCGGGGCCCGTAACCGGCGGCGTGTTGACCATCGCGGAGCTGGAGCGCTTGGCCGCAACCGCGCCCGCCACCAACCCGGCTACGGCGTCGGCGGTGCGGGCCAAGGACACCGCGTTTTACATCTTCACCTCAGGCACCACCGGATTGCCCAAGGCCAGCGTGATGACCCATCACCGATGGCTACGGGCGCTGGCCGTGTTCGGCGGAATGGGGCTGCGGCTGAAGGGCTCCGACACGCTCTACAGCTGCCTGCCGCTGTACCACAACAACGCGTTGACGGTGGCGGTGTCCTCGGTGCTCAATTCCGGGGCGACGTTGGCGCTGGGCACGTCGTTCTCGGCGTCACGGTTCTGGGACGAGGTAATCGCCAGCCAGGCCACGGCGTTCATCTACATCGGCGAGCTGTGCCGGTATCTGCTCAACCAACCACCCAAACCGACCGACCGCGCGCACCGGGTGCGAGTGATCGCCGGCAACGGGCTGCGCCCGGAGATTTGGGAAGAGTTCACGACGCGGTTCGGCATCCAGCGGGTGTGCGAGTTCTACGCCGCCAGCGAAGGCAACTCGGCATTCATCAACATCTTCAATGTGCCCAGGACCGCCGGTGTTTCGCCGCTGCCGCTGGCCTACGTGGAGTACGACCCCGATACCGGGGACCCGCTGCGGGACGAGCGTGGCCGGGTGCGCCGGGTGCCAGCCGGTCAGCCCGGCCTGTTGCTCAGCCCGGTCAACAGGCTGCAACCGTTCGACGGCTACACCGATCCGGCGGCCAGCGAAAAGAAGTTGGTGCGCAACGCTTTCCGCGACGGCGACTGCTGGTTCAACACCGGCGACGTGATGAGCCCGCAGGGCATGGGCCATGCCGCGTTCGTCGACCGGCTGGGCGACACCTTTCGATGGAAGGGAGAGAACGTCGCTACCACACAGGTGGAAGCCGCGCTGGCGGCCGACGCGGCCGTCGAAGAGTGCACGGTCTACGGCGTTGAGATTCCCCGCACCGGCGGCCGTGCCGGGATGGCCGCGGTAAAGCTGCGCGACGGGGCCGAGTTTGACGGACGCGCCCTGGCCCGGGCGGTGTATCGGCAGCTGCCCGGCTACGCGTTGCCGCTGTTCGTGCGGGTGGTGCCGGCGATGGCGCACACCACGACGTTCAAGAGCCGCAAGGTCGAGCTGCGTGAGCAGGCCTACGGCCCCGATGTCGAGGACCCGCTGTACGTGCTGGCCGGCCGCGACGACGGCTATGTGCCGTACTACGCCGAATATCCCGGCGAGGTCGCTGCGGGTAAGCGCCCTGCAGGCTAG
- the lipY gene encoding triacylglycerol lipase LipY: MSYVFALPEIMSAAATDVASIGSVVASANQGVAGATTGVLAAAEDEVSAAIAAVFCAHGQEYQALSTQAAAFHEQFVQALTGAGRAYAAAEAANAPLLEAFGRALLGVQQEFQQTTTVLATGGSTRVANTSVDIPSLANNLKTAALWPVKPLLNLSGLETPLAATNNPLWQLLEVPPLAWYIGNAPSPYLTWLMGQTVQYGRYDGMRVVQITPAHPSGEYVVAIHGGGFILPPSIFHWINYSVTANLTGATVQVPIYPLVWQGGTAGVVVPKMAGLISSQIAQHGVSNVSVIGDSAGGNLALAAVQYLVSQGDPVPSSMVLLSPWLDVGTGQIARLWAGNLPVNNYLVSPLYGSLSGLPPTYVYSGSWDPLEAQASVLQRAALAQGAPFSFILANFQIHDWVLFTPEGLLYWPQINQQLGIAA; this comes from the coding sequence ATGTCGTATGTGTTTGCGTTGCCGGAGATTATGTCCGCCGCGGCCACGGACGTGGCCTCGATTGGTTCGGTGGTCGCGTCGGCCAACCAGGGCGTGGCGGGTGCCACCACGGGGGTATTGGCCGCCGCCGAGGACGAGGTATCAGCGGCGATCGCGGCTGTGTTTTGCGCCCACGGCCAGGAATATCAAGCGCTCAGCACACAGGCCGCAGCTTTTCATGAGCAGTTTGTGCAGGCATTGACCGGGGCGGGTCGGGCGTATGCTGCCGCTGAGGCGGCCAATGCTCCGCTTTTGGAGGCCTTTGGGCGGGCCTTGCTAGGTGTTCAGCAAGAATTTCAGCAGACCACCACGGTGCTGGCAACCGGAGGATCCACCCGGGTGGCCAACACGAGCGTCGACATTCCGTCACTGGCAAACAACCTTAAAACCGCTGCGCTGTGGCCGGTAAAACCCCTCCTCAATTTGTCCGGACTCGAAACGCCACTTGCAGCGACAAATAATCCGCTTTGGCAGCTGCTCGAAGTCCCGCCGCTGGCGTGGTACATCGGCAACGCCCCGTCACCGTATTTGACTTGGCTAATGGGACAAACGGTCCAGTACGGCAGGTATGACGGGATGCGCGTCGTACAGATCACGCCGGCTCATCCAAGTGGCGAATACGTGGTTGCGATTCATGGTGGCGGGTTTATCCTGCCGCCCTCAATTTTCCACTGGATCAATTACTCGGTGACGGCCAACCTGACCGGCGCGACCGTGCAAGTGCCGATTTACCCCTTGGTGTGGCAAGGAGGCACCGCCGGCGTGGTTGTGCCCAAAATGGCGGGCCTCATCTCCTCGCAAATCGCTCAACACGGGGTCTCCAACGTCAGCGTGATCGGCGACTCCGCCGGTGGCAACCTCGCGCTAGCGGCCGTCCAATACCTGGTGAGCCAGGGTGACCCGGTACCGTCGTCCATGGTGTTGCTCTCTCCGTGGCTAGACGTAGGGACTGGGCAGATCGCCAGGCTCTGGGCAGGCAATCTTCCGGTGAACAACTATTTGGTGAGTCCGCTGTATGGGTCGCTGAGCGGACTTCCGCCGACATACGTCTACTCGGGTTCATGGGATCCACTCGAAGCCCAGGCGTCCGTCCTCCAGCGAGCAGCCCTCGCCCAAGGGGCCCCGTTCAGCTTCATACTGGCCAACTTCCAAATACACGACTGGGTTCTGTTCACCCCGGAAGGTTTGCTTTACTGGCCGCAGATCAACCAGCAACTCGGTATTGCGGCCTGA
- the folP gene encoding dihydropteroate synthase, with protein sequence MAIVNRTPDSFYDRGATFSDQAAREAVHRAIGEGADVIDVGGVKAGPGDTVDADTEIARVVPFVEWLRGAYPDQLISVDTWRSEVARLACAAGADLINDTWGGVDPAMPEVAAEFGAGLVCTHTGGALPRTRPFRVSYGTTTRGVVEDVIRQVTASAERAVAAGVARDRVLIDPAHDFGKNTFHGLLLLRHLADLVMTGWPVLMALSNKDFVGETLGVDVTERFEGTLAATALAAAAGARMFRVHQVAATRRVLEMVASIQGTRPPARTVRGLA encoded by the coding sequence ATGGCGATCGTCAACCGCACTCCAGATTCGTTCTACGACCGTGGTGCCACCTTCAGCGACCAGGCCGCGCGGGAAGCCGTTCATCGGGCCATCGGCGAGGGCGCCGACGTCATCGATGTCGGCGGCGTTAAGGCTGGCCCCGGCGACACCGTGGACGCCGACACCGAGATCGCCCGGGTGGTGCCATTCGTCGAGTGGCTTCGGGGTGCCTACCCGGACCAGCTGATCAGCGTCGACACCTGGCGCTCGGAGGTGGCCAGGCTGGCCTGCGCGGCGGGCGCGGACCTGATCAACGACACCTGGGGCGGCGTCGACCCCGCGATGCCCGAGGTGGCCGCCGAGTTCGGGGCGGGCCTGGTCTGTACGCACACCGGGGGAGCGCTGCCCCGCACCCGTCCGTTCCGGGTGAGCTATGGTACGACCACCCGTGGCGTGGTTGAGGACGTGATTCGCCAGGTCACCGCCTCCGCCGAGCGGGCGGTCGCGGCCGGGGTGGCCCGCGACCGGGTGCTGATCGACCCGGCCCATGATTTCGGCAAGAACACCTTCCACGGGCTGCTCCTGTTGCGACATCTGGCCGATCTTGTTATGACCGGGTGGCCCGTGCTCATGGCTTTGAGTAACAAGGACTTCGTCGGGGAGACTCTGGGCGTGGATGTGACCGAGCGGTTCGAGGGGACACTGGCGGCCACCGCGCTGGCGGCGGCCGCCGGGGCGCGCATGTTCCGGGTGCACCAGGTGGCGGCTACCCGGCGGGTGCTGGAGATGGTGGCCTCGATCCAGGGGACCCGTCCACCGGCACGGACGGTGAGAGGACTGGCATGA